One Alosa alosa isolate M-15738 ecotype Scorff River chromosome 22, AALO_Geno_1.1, whole genome shotgun sequence DNA segment encodes these proteins:
- the LOC125287540 gene encoding myeloid-associated differentiation marker homolog — protein MVQHVDLRAVSQPLGILRVLEVALTLVSFALVASVGHLSSSYWAWCMFSWVFCCALTLLILVLEFSTLSARLPISWDDFTTAFAMLAALMLLAASIIYPSVVFSCPDCGRQVAATVVSWVSVAAYIGEVVLVRFFRRSGQVSGFLSTVPGLLKILETFVACIIFTSLVPERYASHAALQWCVAVYALCFIFALLIIVLTVGQLLTYIPFLDKLVCIYNVLAVLMYMSAVVVWPLYSFQKHPRPTNCTASSPCLAWDALVVVTFMTVINLGVYILDAAYSIHLVFFVQRRS, from the coding sequence ATGGTGCAGCATGTGGACCTGCGTGCGGTGTCCCAACCTCTGGGCATCCTGCGCGTGCTGGAGGTGGCGCTGACGCTGGTGAGCTTCGCCCTGGTGGCGTCGGTGGGCCACCTGTCCTCGTCCTACTGGGCCTGGTGCATGTTCAGCTGGGTGTTCTGCTGCGCGCTCACCCTGCTGATCCTGGTGCTGGAGTTCAGCACGCTCAGCGCGCGCCTGCCCATCTCCTGGGACGACTTCACCACCGCCTTCGCCATGCTGGCCGCTCTCATGCTGCTGGCCGCCTCCATCATCTACCCCTCCGTCGTGTTCTCCTGCCCCGACTGCGGACGCCAGGTGGCCGCCACCGTGGTGTCGTGGGTGAGCGTGGCGGCGTACATCGGCGAGGTGGTGCTGGTCCGCTTCTTCCGGCGGTCGGGCCAGGTGAGCGGCTTCCTGTCCACGGTACCGGGCCTCCTGAAGATCCTGGAGACGTTCGTGGCGTGCATCATCTTCACGTCGCTGGTCCCGGAGCGCTACGCGTCGCATGCAGCGCTGCAGTGGTGCGTGGCCGTGTACGCGCTGTGCTTCATCTTCGCCCTGCTCATCATCGTCCTCACCGTGGGCCAGCTGCTGACCTACATCCCGTTCCTGGACAAGCTCGTCTGCATCTACAATGTCCTCGCCGTGCTCATGTACATGAGCGCGGTCGTCGTCTGGCCGCTCTACAGCTTCCAGAAGCATCCGCGGCCCACCAACTGCACGGCCAGCAGCCCCTGTCTGGCCTGGGACGCGCTGGTCGTCGTGACGTTCATGACGGTCATCAACCTGGGGGTCTACATCCTGGACGCCGCCTACTCCATCCACCTGGTGTTCTTCGTTCAGCGACGGAGCTAG